A single window of Salvia splendens isolate huo1 chromosome 6, SspV2, whole genome shotgun sequence DNA harbors:
- the LOC121807850 gene encoding kinesin-like protein KIN-5D: protein MEASRRRGGGGMVRISPLQTTRSSDRAVRNPRLGEGNFRGKHDKDGGVNVQVIVRCRPLSEDDEVRLHAPAVISCNDSRREVCTVQSVANKQIDRTFLFDKTRES from the exons ATGGAAGCTTCACGGAGAAGAGGCGGCGGCGGAATGGTGCGTATATCACCGTTACAAACAACTCGGTCCAGCGATAGGGCGGTGAGAAATCCGCGATTGGGGGAGGGGAATTTCCGCGGAAAGCACGATAAAGATGGAGGCGTCAATGTGCAGGTCATTGTGCGGTGCAG GCCTTTGAGTGAGGATGATGAGGTTAGATTGCATGCACCTGCGGTGATTTCTTGCAATGACAGCAGAAGAGAAGTTTGCACGGTTCAGAGTGTTGCAAATAAGCAAATTGATAGGACTTTCCTATTTGACAAG ACTAGAGAGAGTTGA